One region of Eleutherodactylus coqui strain aEleCoq1 chromosome 5, aEleCoq1.hap1, whole genome shotgun sequence genomic DNA includes:
- the LOC136628530 gene encoding plasmalemma vesicle-associated protein-like, producing the protein MDPNYAMAKFGLESKDILTSKHRGCWYYTKYFFFFLSIIQFLIILGLVLFMLYGNAHVGTELRLKSLENRYADLQTDYSSVSKNFDQLKAKFASLEKVNTNCSSLLTTALRVLNNGTRNKPFLPPSIPLCPGFPNALDRCNLTHMVETLQLKNEIISLQREYDRLKEKCEQTSSSLNNKFNVSTSEVKKLQGEKSDLESQIKVEQNDCTNINEKFEMELVDMKSRFEDTYEDSQFAKCWSISNDIKNNIHQSLQRLKLDANNAMSENSQLKTDNARATVNFQKCSGEKVAIISEKNHLSVEKGRLEKELFEKKEELFKSYSQYIKKEEELQNCRKTQPGGRMPVMSYPRTSK; encoded by the exons ATGGACCCCAACTATGCAATGGCAAAGTTTGGATTGGAGTCCAAGGATATCCTCACATCTAAGCACAGAGGCTGCTGGTATTATACCAaatatttcttctttttcttatcTATCATCCAGTTCCTCATCATCCTTGGTCTGGTTCTGTTCATGTTGTATGGAAACGCTCATGTTGGCACAGAACTTCGGCTGAAAAGTTTAGAAAATCGCTACGCAGACCTGCAAACCGATTACAGCTCGGTGTCTAAGAATTTCGATCAGTTGAAAGCTAAATTCGCCAGCCTGGAGAAAGTAAATACAAACTGCTCAAGCCTACTGACTACGGCTCTTAGAGTACTGAATAACGGAACCAGAAATAAACCCTTTCTG CCCCCATCTATACCACTGTGTCCAGGTTTCCCAAATGCTCTAGATCGGTGCAACCTAACCCATATGG TTGAAACATTACAATTAAAGAATGAAATAATATCTCTTCAGAGGGAGTATGACAGGCTAAAAGAGAAATGTGAGCAAACAAGTTCCTCTCTTAACAACAAGTTCAACGTGAGCACTTCTGAAGTAAAAAAGCTTCAGGGGGAGAAGAGTGACCTGGAAAGTCAAATTAAAGTTGAACAAAATGATTGTACTAATATCAATGAGAAGTTTGAGATGGAACTAGTAGATATGAAAAGTCGCTTCGAAGACACCTATGAAGACTCCCAATTTGCAAAATGCTGGTCCATAAGTAATGACATTAAAAACAATATACACCAATCTCTACAACGGTTGAAACTAGATGCGAACAATGCCATGTCTGAGAACAGCCAGCTGAAGACTGACAACGCACGAGCAACGGTCAATTTTCAGAAATGCAGCGGAGAGAAGGTCGCCATCATTTCAGAAAAGAATCATCTGTCCGTAGAGAAGGGGCGATTGGAGAAGGaattgtttgaaaaaaaagaagaacttTTCAAATCTTACTCACAGTACATTAAAAAGGAAGAAGAACTACAGAACTGTCGGAAGACTCAG